A stretch of Myxococcus hansupus DNA encodes these proteins:
- a CDS encoding RNA-directed DNA polymerase: MSMDNLSIESLEWALKHLEVQGDTDFLPRPFEIKAMRASWSAAMPEFQKVNLAEHSPSTPLLVLAPKGDAAFRAIKQLNPWDSIIYAAIAREAAEAIETMRHPQADGRVFSYRVSLTDNGQLFDPAVTWRGFHRRSREIVKEKNFSHVVVADIADFYNHIYLHRVRNALESAGVNSNRAKNIERFLMGLNAKNSRGLPIGPNASRLLAEAALNDVDSMLVRRGYTHVRYLDDFRIFVNSRSEATQALHDLAYYLYTAHRLALQSKKTAILSAMEFHDKELFDTAEMAEAMEAMQLTSAASMNPSATKNMGSKTEALAKTLTDLLSRALDNSWTVRVYDVGWIYRVAAEKRIRALVPKTLSSLEKLATVLPDVINFLLRVTNEKNAEEIGSALVNFATGGEKSSLPFVQIWVLHALCERPELCEAGRAMSLANRAPPVFRDRALSLLAQAHARSDYIREQKEVAGNMGPWAQRAVVWAASVLPGDEARHWLEPLKRSHDPMLAAVAKAVA, encoded by the coding sequence ATGAGCATGGATAATTTAAGCATTGAGTCTCTCGAGTGGGCGTTAAAGCATCTAGAAGTTCAGGGAGACACGGATTTCCTTCCCCGACCTTTTGAGATCAAAGCCATGAGGGCTTCGTGGAGCGCAGCGATGCCTGAATTCCAGAAGGTGAACCTCGCCGAGCACTCGCCTAGCACGCCACTTTTAGTCCTCGCACCTAAAGGAGATGCGGCGTTTCGCGCGATAAAACAACTGAACCCATGGGATAGCATCATCTACGCCGCAATAGCTCGGGAAGCCGCCGAGGCCATCGAAACCATGCGGCACCCTCAAGCAGATGGACGGGTCTTCTCGTACAGGGTTTCACTAACCGACAATGGTCAGCTATTCGATCCTGCCGTGACGTGGCGTGGATTTCATCGAAGATCGAGAGAGATTGTAAAAGAAAAGAATTTCTCCCATGTCGTAGTCGCCGATATCGCGGATTTCTACAATCACATCTATCTTCACAGAGTTCGAAACGCTCTCGAAAGTGCCGGCGTCAATTCAAACCGCGCCAAGAACATTGAACGTTTCCTAATGGGACTGAACGCAAAAAACTCACGTGGACTTCCAATTGGTCCGAATGCAAGTCGACTTCTCGCAGAAGCGGCATTGAATGATGTCGACTCGATGCTGGTTAGGCGCGGCTACACACACGTGCGCTACCTTGATGACTTTCGAATCTTCGTCAACTCCAGGTCAGAAGCGACCCAAGCGCTCCACGATCTAGCGTATTATCTCTACACAGCCCACCGATTGGCTCTCCAATCCAAGAAGACGGCAATCCTCAGCGCGATGGAGTTTCACGATAAAGAGCTATTCGACACAGCAGAGATGGCCGAAGCGATGGAGGCCATGCAACTCACAAGCGCAGCCAGCATGAATCCATCCGCAACCAAAAACATGGGATCAAAAACAGAAGCGCTAGCAAAAACCCTAACAGACCTACTAAGCAGAGCGCTCGACAATTCCTGGACCGTTCGCGTCTATGATGTCGGCTGGATTTACCGGGTCGCTGCCGAAAAGAGAATTCGCGCTCTCGTTCCCAAGACACTCTCCAGCCTAGAGAAACTCGCGACCGTACTCCCCGATGTAATCAATTTTCTTTTAAGAGTAACCAACGAAAAGAACGCAGAGGAAATCGGATCCGCCCTAGTCAACTTCGCTACAGGTGGAGAAAAAAGCTCACTCCCCTTTGTACAAATTTGGGTTCTCCATGCCCTCTGCGAGCGACCAGAACTATGCGAAGCTGGACGCGCAATGAGTCTCGCCAATCGTGCGCCACCTGTGTTCCGTGACCGCGCACTCTCCCTTCTCGCACAAGCCCATGCAAGATCAGACTATATTCGCGAGCAAAAAGAAGTTGCCGGCAACATGGGGCCTTGGGCCCAGCGAGCCGTAGTCTGGGCCGCGAGCGTACTTCCCGGCGATGAAGCTCGTCATTGGCTAGAGCCCCTTAAGCGAAGCCACGACCCAATGCTAGCCGCTGTAGCAAAAGCGGTTGCATAG
- a CDS encoding TetR/AcrR family transcriptional regulator, with the protein MNTVHLLVAVLSVKAYSVNMGIAERKERQRAELREQILRTARDMVMREGFAALSMRKLADAVEYAPATLYLHFENREAIAKELCVRGFQDLLAVLEPAAQVEDPLERLPQLAKAYVRFGLENPETYRLIFMEDAKLSTALFADNPEGPGPRSFGVLVQVFVDLLEAGRLEEGTRPDQLAEVLWAGVHGIVALKLTCSGFPGSPAEELTQVLVSTLVMGLPGLKAETKAR; encoded by the coding sequence GTGAACACCGTTCATCTACTGGTGGCCGTTCTCTCCGTCAAGGCCTACAGTGTGAACATGGGGATCGCGGAGCGGAAGGAGCGGCAGCGGGCGGAGCTGCGCGAGCAGATTCTGCGAACCGCCCGGGACATGGTGATGCGCGAGGGCTTCGCCGCCCTCTCGATGCGCAAGCTGGCGGACGCGGTGGAGTACGCGCCCGCGACGCTCTACCTCCACTTCGAGAACCGGGAGGCCATCGCGAAGGAGCTGTGCGTCCGCGGCTTCCAGGACCTGCTGGCCGTGCTGGAGCCCGCGGCCCAGGTGGAGGACCCGCTGGAACGGCTGCCCCAGTTGGCGAAGGCCTACGTCCGCTTCGGCTTGGAGAACCCGGAGACGTACCGGCTGATCTTCATGGAGGACGCGAAGCTCTCCACGGCGTTGTTCGCGGACAATCCGGAGGGCCCGGGCCCGAGGTCCTTCGGGGTGCTGGTGCAGGTGTTCGTGGACCTGCTGGAGGCCGGGAGGCTCGAGGAAGGCACGAGGCCGGACCAGCTCGCGGAGGTGCTGTGGGCGGGGGTGCACGGCATCGTGGCGTTGAAGCTGACGTGCAGCGGGTTCCCGGGCTCGCCCGCGGAGGAGCTCACGCAGGTGTTGGTGTCCACGCTGGTGATGGGCTTGCCGGGGCTGAAGGCGGAGACGAAGGCCCGGTAG
- a CDS encoding NAD-dependent epimerase/dehydratase family protein has protein sequence MGTVALFGASGAIGRSVAQALRGQGRAYRVVGRSTGSLQREFGADPQAEIATWNPEDPDSIRAAARGVQTLVYLVGLPYWQFRLHPQLMKRTLDAAIAEGVERIVFIASVYPYGRPRTDIVNESHPRVPHTFKGRMRKEQEELLLAADKAGSIQVSILRLPDFYGPGVESSFLHRPFVAASQGKRAQLIGPIDTPHEFVYVPDVGPTVTALMDAPDAYGRFWNLGGAGVTTQKALVEDIYAQAGHPAKYTVLGPGMVRLIGLFNPFMRELPEMHYLHTTPVIMDDSALRSLLGDIRKTPYREGIRQTLAALSPAPVATGHPHPVP, from the coding sequence ATGGGCACGGTCGCGTTGTTCGGTGCCTCGGGCGCCATTGGGCGCAGCGTCGCGCAGGCGCTGCGGGGGCAGGGGAGGGCGTACCGGGTGGTGGGGCGCTCCACGGGTTCGCTCCAGCGGGAGTTCGGCGCCGACCCCCAGGCCGAAATCGCCACCTGGAACCCCGAGGACCCGGATTCCATCCGCGCCGCGGCCCGGGGCGTCCAGACGCTCGTCTACCTGGTCGGCTTGCCGTACTGGCAGTTCCGCCTCCATCCCCAGTTGATGAAGCGCACTCTCGACGCCGCCATCGCCGAGGGCGTGGAGCGCATCGTCTTCATCGCCAGCGTGTACCCCTACGGCCGGCCGCGCACGGACATCGTCAACGAGTCCCACCCGCGCGTGCCGCACACTTTCAAGGGCCGCATGCGCAAGGAGCAGGAGGAGCTGCTGCTCGCGGCGGACAAGGCGGGCTCCATCCAGGTCTCCATCCTCCGCCTGCCGGACTTCTACGGCCCCGGCGTGGAGAGCAGCTTCCTCCACCGCCCCTTCGTCGCCGCGTCACAGGGCAAGCGCGCCCAGCTCATTGGCCCCATCGATACGCCCCACGAGTTCGTCTACGTGCCCGACGTGGGCCCCACCGTGACGGCGCTCATGGACGCGCCGGATGCCTATGGCCGCTTCTGGAACCTCGGCGGCGCGGGCGTCACCACCCAGAAGGCCCTGGTGGAGGACATCTACGCCCAGGCCGGCCACCCCGCGAAGTACACGGTGCTGGGGCCGGGGATGGTGCGCCTCATCGGCCTCTTCAACCCATTCATGCGGGAGCTGCCGGAGATGCACTACCTGCACACCACGCCCGTCATCATGGACGACTCGGCGCTGCGCTCGCTGCTGGGTGACATCCGCAAGACGCCCTACCGCGAGGGCATCCGCCAGACGCTGGCCGCGCTCAGTCCAGCCCCCGTTGCCACAGGTCATCCTCATCCAGTCCCATGA
- a CDS encoding metallopeptidase family protein: MGTRTSKRTGVGGMEALDAAAQAFEAGDFDAALAAADRVLTQSRDNLDALHLRATALMELGRLEEAGRAFGAALRVAPEDLEVLLDTADCLICRAGEDREAVEEGLGFCAKGKRLAQKAGDVEVLYEFLVLEGMGLNQVGECRAALESLDAALGHLPSSPDAQVERGFALFELCRFDEAKAALDKVLTEAPDEAWAHQYLGLMAERRGDAKEAQRRFAKAQALAPKEFFPPVELGEAEFDRAVEDAVKALPRHAKQYLDNVTIAVEDLPADEDLLAEDPPLSPSILGVFRGLAVGERSVTNAFDHVPASIVLYQKNLERFARSREELIEQIGITVMHEVGHLMGLDEDDLWQRGLD, encoded by the coding sequence ATGGGGACGCGGACGTCGAAGCGAACGGGGGTGGGCGGGATGGAGGCGCTGGACGCCGCGGCACAGGCCTTCGAGGCGGGGGATTTCGACGCGGCCCTGGCCGCCGCCGACCGCGTCCTGACCCAGTCCCGAGACAACCTCGACGCGCTGCACCTGCGCGCCACCGCCCTGATGGAGCTGGGCCGGCTGGAGGAGGCGGGCCGGGCCTTTGGCGCCGCGCTGCGGGTGGCCCCCGAGGACCTGGAGGTGCTCCTGGACACGGCGGACTGCCTCATCTGCCGCGCGGGCGAGGACCGGGAGGCCGTGGAGGAAGGCCTGGGCTTCTGCGCGAAGGGCAAGCGCCTGGCCCAGAAGGCCGGCGACGTGGAGGTCCTCTATGAGTTCCTCGTGTTGGAGGGCATGGGGCTGAACCAGGTGGGCGAGTGCCGCGCGGCCCTGGAGAGCCTGGACGCGGCCCTGGGGCACCTGCCGAGCTCCCCGGACGCGCAGGTGGAGCGGGGCTTCGCCCTCTTCGAGCTGTGCCGCTTCGACGAGGCGAAGGCGGCCTTGGACAAGGTGCTGACGGAGGCGCCCGACGAGGCCTGGGCGCACCAGTACCTGGGGCTGATGGCGGAGCGCCGCGGCGACGCGAAGGAGGCCCAGCGCCGGTTCGCCAAGGCGCAGGCCCTGGCGCCCAAGGAGTTCTTCCCGCCGGTGGAGCTGGGCGAGGCGGAGTTCGACCGGGCGGTGGAGGACGCGGTGAAGGCCCTGCCCCGCCACGCGAAGCAGTACCTGGACAACGTCACCATCGCGGTGGAGGACCTGCCGGCGGACGAGGACCTGCTGGCGGAGGACCCGCCCCTGTCACCGAGCATCCTCGGGGTGTTCCGCGGCCTGGCGGTGGGCGAGCGCAGCGTGACGAACGCGTTCGACCACGTCCCGGCGTCCATCGTGCTCTACCAGAAGAACCTGGAGCGCTTCGCCCGCAGCCGCGAGGAGCTCATCGAGCAGATTGGCATCACCGTGATGCACGAGGTCGGTCACCTCATGGGACTGGATGAGGATGACCTGTGGCAACGGGGGCTGGACTGA
- a CDS encoding response regulator, which yields MNILVVDDDLELCTMLSRFLEMHGFTVYSASDALQALDVLERNQVSMVITDYVMPHMDGIQFTEMLKADPRFQSVPVLLMTGSEDGSVTDRGLRKGVALTLHKPLDMGQLLTLVRFAQ from the coding sequence GTGAACATCCTTGTCGTCGACGACGATCTCGAACTCTGCACGATGCTCTCTCGCTTCTTGGAGATGCATGGGTTCACGGTCTACTCGGCGTCCGACGCGCTGCAGGCGCTCGACGTGCTGGAGCGCAACCAGGTCAGCATGGTCATCACCGACTACGTGATGCCCCATATGGACGGCATCCAGTTCACGGAGATGCTGAAGGCCGACCCGCGCTTCCAGAGCGTCCCGGTGCTGCTGATGACGGGCAGCGAGGACGGCTCGGTGACGGACCGGGGCCTGCGCAAGGGCGTGGCCCTGACGCTCCACAAGCCCTTGGACATGGGGCAGCTCCTCACCCTGGTCCGCTTCGCGCAGTAG
- the groL gene encoding chaperonin GroEL (60 kDa chaperone family; promotes refolding of misfolded polypeptides especially under stressful conditions; forms two stacked rings of heptamers to form a barrel-shaped 14mer; ends can be capped by GroES; misfolded proteins enter the barrel where they are refolded when GroES binds): MAAKEIFFHQSAREAILRGVRILSDAVAVTLGPKGRNVVIEKSFGSPTITKDGVTVAKEIDLENKFENMGAQMVKEVASKTSDKAGDGTTTATVLARAIYEEGLKLVAAGHSPMDLKRGIDKAVEVVVGELRTLSKPTADKKAITQVGTISANGDETIGVIIADAMEKVGKEGVITVEEAKGLETTLDVVEGMQFDRGYVSPYFVTNRERMEAVLDDPYILISEKKVSSMQDMIPLLEQVARSGKPLIIIADDIEGEALATLVVNKIRGVLNVCAVKAPGFGDRRKEMLQDIAVLTGGTVVSEDLGHKFETLALTDLGRAKRVTVDKDNTTIVDGVGTRETIEGRIKLIRTQIDSVTSDYDREKLQERLAKLVGGVAVINVGAATETEMKEKKARVEDALHATRAAVEEGIVPGGGVAYLRALPALEKLKLGGEQDFGVAIILRALQEPLRKIASNAGVEGAVVINKVREGTGAFGYNARTETYEDLEKAGVIDPTKVERTALQNAASVASLLLTTEAMVAERPKGKAKGGGAGAGMPDYGGDDMDY; this comes from the coding sequence ATGGCAGCGAAGGAGATTTTCTTCCATCAGTCCGCGCGTGAGGCCATCCTGCGCGGCGTCCGCATCCTGTCGGACGCGGTCGCGGTGACCCTCGGCCCCAAGGGCCGCAACGTGGTCATCGAGAAGAGCTTCGGCTCCCCCACGATCACCAAGGACGGCGTCACCGTCGCCAAGGAGATCGACCTCGAGAACAAGTTCGAGAACATGGGCGCGCAGATGGTGAAGGAGGTCGCGTCCAAGACCTCCGACAAGGCCGGCGACGGCACCACCACCGCCACGGTGCTGGCGCGCGCCATCTATGAGGAGGGCCTCAAGCTGGTGGCCGCCGGGCACAGCCCGATGGACCTCAAGCGCGGCATCGACAAGGCCGTCGAGGTCGTCGTGGGCGAGCTGCGGACCCTGTCCAAGCCCACCGCCGACAAGAAGGCCATCACCCAGGTGGGCACCATCTCCGCCAACGGTGATGAGACCATCGGCGTCATCATCGCGGACGCGATGGAGAAGGTCGGCAAGGAGGGCGTCATCACCGTCGAGGAGGCGAAGGGCCTCGAGACGACGCTCGACGTGGTCGAGGGCATGCAGTTCGACCGCGGCTACGTGTCCCCGTACTTCGTGACCAACCGCGAGCGGATGGAGGCCGTCCTGGACGACCCCTACATCCTCATCAGCGAGAAGAAGGTCTCGTCGATGCAGGACATGATTCCGCTGCTCGAGCAGGTGGCCCGCTCCGGCAAGCCGTTGATCATCATCGCCGACGACATCGAGGGCGAGGCCCTGGCCACGCTGGTGGTCAACAAGATCCGCGGCGTGCTGAACGTGTGCGCGGTGAAGGCCCCCGGCTTTGGTGACCGCCGCAAGGAGATGCTGCAGGACATCGCCGTCCTCACGGGCGGCACGGTGGTCAGCGAGGACCTCGGTCACAAGTTCGAGACCCTGGCGCTGACCGACCTGGGCCGCGCCAAGCGCGTCACGGTGGACAAGGACAACACCACCATCGTGGACGGCGTGGGCACGCGGGAGACCATCGAGGGTCGCATCAAGCTCATCCGCACCCAGATTGACTCCGTCACCAGCGACTACGACCGCGAGAAGCTCCAGGAGCGTCTGGCGAAGCTCGTGGGCGGCGTGGCCGTCATCAACGTCGGCGCGGCGACCGAGACGGAGATGAAGGAGAAGAAGGCCCGCGTCGAGGACGCGCTGCACGCGACCCGCGCGGCCGTCGAAGAGGGCATCGTCCCTGGCGGCGGCGTGGCCTACCTCCGCGCGCTGCCCGCGCTGGAGAAGCTGAAGCTGGGCGGCGAGCAGGACTTCGGCGTGGCCATCATCCTCCGTGCGCTCCAGGAGCCGCTGCGGAAGATTGCCTCCAACGCCGGCGTCGAGGGCGCCGTGGTCATCAACAAGGTTCGCGAGGGCACCGGCGCATTCGGCTACAACGCCCGCACGGAGACCTACGAGGACCTGGAGAAGGCGGGCGTCATCGACCCGACGAAGGTCGAGCGCACCGCGCTGCAGAACGCCGCGTCCGTCGCCTCGCTGCTGCTGACCACCGAGGCCATGGTCGCCGAGCGCCCGAAGGGCAAGGCCAAGGGCGGCGGTGCCGGCGCCGGCATGCCGGACTACGGCGGCGACGACATGGACTACTGA
- the sinM gene encoding signal integration modulator SinM: MRLALLSVLLLGVACSSDKPPEPGGPDAGPGADAGSGDDDAGGGDAGCAPLAAGPGTLLVTGLNTPRRLAADATDLYISESHSLNPQQPQPGPGRVLRLPRGGGEAVPVAAGFRAPDAIAVTSDSLYVLDLDGLWRVDKATGARDARPLDATLNNVTIGGTEILPARFEGRDVLVIATAHRRLVRVDVSGGNRRELFAGTGNTQVRGARVLGEQVWFLVGAGENPGLYSVPLNGGEPARHLDGSITAGTSLEATSTHFLITEGGGGNGRVLRMPRVGGPAEVLASGLQGPVFPVELNGTLYFKDVSTGGTDFLRRVNTCTDGAVEPVGPEGVGPGGLLVDGTTLLYTSQESGTGGTVGRIP, encoded by the coding sequence ATGAGACTCGCGCTCCTGTCCGTCCTGTTGCTCGGTGTGGCCTGCTCTTCGGACAAGCCCCCCGAGCCGGGCGGACCGGACGCGGGGCCCGGTGCGGACGCCGGTTCGGGCGACGATGACGCGGGAGGTGGAGACGCGGGCTGTGCGCCATTGGCGGCGGGCCCCGGCACCCTGCTCGTCACCGGGTTGAACACGCCGCGCCGGCTCGCCGCGGACGCGACGGACCTCTACATCTCCGAATCGCATTCACTGAATCCCCAGCAGCCGCAGCCAGGGCCCGGACGTGTGCTCCGGCTGCCCCGTGGTGGGGGTGAAGCGGTGCCCGTGGCCGCGGGCTTCCGGGCGCCGGACGCCATCGCGGTGACGTCGGACTCCCTCTACGTGCTCGATTTGGATGGGCTGTGGCGGGTGGACAAGGCGACGGGCGCGAGGGACGCGAGGCCCCTGGATGCCACGCTGAACAACGTCACCATCGGCGGCACGGAAATCCTGCCCGCGCGCTTCGAGGGCCGGGACGTGTTGGTCATCGCGACGGCGCACCGTCGGCTGGTGCGCGTGGACGTGTCGGGCGGCAACCGCCGTGAGCTGTTCGCGGGGACGGGCAACACCCAGGTTCGCGGCGCGCGGGTGTTGGGCGAACAGGTGTGGTTCCTGGTCGGCGCGGGAGAGAACCCCGGCCTCTACAGCGTGCCGCTGAACGGGGGCGAGCCGGCGAGACACCTGGACGGCAGCATCACGGCGGGCACCTCGTTGGAGGCCACCTCCACGCATTTCCTCATCACCGAGGGAGGCGGCGGCAACGGCCGCGTCTTGCGGATGCCGCGAGTCGGCGGGCCAGCGGAAGTCCTTGCCTCCGGGCTCCAAGGGCCCGTGTTTCCCGTGGAGCTGAACGGGACGCTGTACTTCAAGGACGTCAGCACGGGCGGCACGGACTTCCTGCGCCGCGTGAACACGTGTACGGACGGCGCCGTTGAACCCGTGGGCCCGGAAGGCGTGGGCCCCGGCGGCCTGCTGGTGGACGGAACCACCCTGCTCTACACCTCTCAGGAGAGCGGCACCGGCGGCACTGTCGGCCGCATCCCCTGA
- the sinK gene encoding hybrid histidine protein kinase/response regulator SinK, which produces MEIPAPLAQLLQAVEAGDLTAARTAAAAFQRAGTQSSQLAAEVLHELRQPLLGVKAYAQLLAEDGANPGPLRLLLAQVERMEQIVSDFIRLSSERPASQQRLSLAAPIWAAAKHFSINPDSSRISLEVDAPDDITIQGNARLIEQLTLNLLNNARDAMSGRGRVKVVLTMEGTTPALYVADWGPGIPEELRARIFEPYVTANKRGTGLGLSVCQRIAREHHAHLELAPPTVLRDVPPPATVFRVLFPATDVPATRKQRLLVVDDEIIIRMVFRDLMGKECEVIEAATGEEALDLLHEAPVDLIVTDKNLPGMSGLELAQQARRLQTDSRVILMTGYPSLVTTQQALELGVVDYLLKPFDDIREVRTLLRHTLAHKPVPAAVSANPAMRRVDVLEDNPVTAAQIANALAMVGLEARVLNSTELAALEPPAGVVVSWDFGPAYGRKALELGKALAQGAPFVVLAEHLTMETALESLRAGAAACLPKLMSDASALSRELNRAFKREKA; this is translated from the coding sequence ATGGAAATACCCGCGCCGCTCGCCCAACTGCTCCAGGCCGTGGAGGCAGGGGACCTGACGGCCGCGCGAACAGCGGCGGCGGCATTTCAACGTGCGGGTACCCAGTCCTCACAGCTCGCGGCGGAGGTGCTGCACGAGCTGCGGCAGCCCCTGCTCGGCGTGAAGGCCTACGCACAGCTCCTCGCGGAGGACGGCGCCAACCCCGGCCCCCTGCGCCTGCTGTTGGCGCAAGTGGAGCGGATGGAACAAATCGTCTCCGACTTCATCCGCCTGTCGAGCGAGCGCCCGGCCTCCCAGCAACGCCTCTCCCTGGCGGCCCCCATCTGGGCGGCGGCGAAACATTTCAGTATCAACCCGGACTCGTCCCGCATCTCCCTGGAGGTCGATGCCCCTGATGACATCACCATCCAGGGAAACGCACGGCTCATCGAGCAGCTCACGCTGAACCTGCTCAACAACGCCCGGGACGCGATGTCCGGGCGCGGACGGGTGAAGGTGGTGCTCACGATGGAGGGCACCACCCCTGCCCTCTATGTGGCGGACTGGGGTCCCGGCATCCCCGAGGAGCTGCGCGCCCGCATCTTCGAGCCGTACGTCACCGCCAACAAACGCGGCACCGGCCTGGGCCTCTCGGTGTGCCAGCGCATCGCCCGGGAGCACCACGCGCACCTCGAGCTGGCCCCGCCCACCGTGCTGCGCGACGTGCCCCCTCCGGCCACCGTGTTCCGGGTGCTCTTCCCCGCCACGGACGTGCCGGCCACGCGGAAGCAGCGGCTCTTGGTGGTGGATGACGAAATCATCATCCGCATGGTCTTCCGGGACCTGATGGGCAAGGAGTGCGAGGTCATCGAGGCGGCCACCGGCGAGGAGGCGCTGGACCTGCTGCACGAGGCCCCGGTGGACCTCATCGTCACCGACAAGAACCTGCCCGGCATGTCTGGCCTGGAGCTGGCGCAGCAGGCGCGGCGGCTGCAGACGGACTCGCGCGTCATCCTGATGACGGGCTACCCCTCGCTGGTGACGACGCAGCAGGCGTTGGAGCTGGGCGTGGTGGACTACCTGCTCAAGCCCTTCGACGACATCCGCGAGGTGCGCACGCTGCTGCGCCACACGCTCGCCCACAAGCCCGTCCCCGCCGCGGTGAGCGCGAACCCGGCGATGCGGCGCGTGGACGTGCTGGAGGACAACCCGGTGACGGCGGCGCAAATCGCCAACGCCCTGGCCATGGTGGGTCTGGAGGCGCGGGTGTTGAACTCCACCGAGCTGGCCGCGCTGGAGCCCCCCGCGGGCGTGGTGGTGAGCTGGGACTTCGGGCCCGCCTACGGACGCAAGGCGCTGGAGCTGGGCAAGGCGCTGGCCCAGGGCGCGCCTTTCGTCGTGCTGGCCGAACACCTCACCATGGAGACGGCGCTAGAGTCCTTGCGAGCAGGCGCCGCCGCGTGCCTGCCGAAGCTGATGTCCGATGCCTCGGCGCTCAGCCGGGAGCTGAACCGCGCCTTCAAACGAGAGAAAGCATGA
- the encC gene encoding encapsulin nanocompartment cargo protein EncC yields MPQTNPFHSLVPRKMTDSELARSIRLNIEAELDAINLYAAHIDATDNEDAKAILQHVMDEEREHAALFWELIARLDPEQAAHAKEAVEKYRLITSGASHEAVEAVGKEGAEPAAAADVTPQKRLTVGSLRR; encoded by the coding sequence ATGCCGCAGACCAACCCGTTCCACTCGTTGGTTCCCCGGAAGATGACGGACTCCGAGCTGGCCCGTTCCATCCGTCTCAACATCGAGGCGGAGCTGGACGCCATCAACCTCTACGCCGCTCACATCGACGCGACGGACAACGAGGACGCGAAGGCCATCCTCCAGCACGTCATGGACGAGGAGCGTGAGCACGCGGCGCTGTTCTGGGAGCTCATCGCCCGGCTCGACCCCGAGCAGGCCGCGCACGCGAAGGAGGCGGTGGAGAAGTACCGGCTGATCACGTCCGGTGCGTCTCACGAGGCCGTCGAGGCCGTGGGCAAGGAGGGCGCCGAGCCCGCAGCGGCAGCCGACGTCACCCCGCAGAAGCGCCTCACGGTGGGCAGCCTCCGGCGGTAG